The DNA window tgggggttttcaTTCTGTAAGGAACTCATTGTTATGTGTTTCCCTtcaggcagaaccaggaccctatCCAAAGGCtacactgttgtttcttgactgctcctcccttgtctctgcatcacCTCCCTTCCCTGTTTAGCAAtagttcgaatctgccctttggaactcagggagtgtcatggaggctggagtctgttccctatAAACAAGAAACTGGGGACAcggaaaggcttccatgcccaggagccccacaggctCCTGCTCGGTTTCAAAACTAAATATGAACCATGAAAAGTGGATTGGAACTGATAAATTGAGAGTAATTATGTAAGCTGATTAGTTGGTAACTTTgagtgagatttatttttatgttttatagaaCTACATTGTTTTAAGTTCTGtgctttttgatagtttgaaaGTGGGTGTTTATTGTAGTCAAAAGTAATGAGCTAGCTATTTGATTGTGGTATGTTGTTAAATAGTaatggttatttttatgttttatattttaaatttcgaTCACTTTGTTCAttataaatctattatttttattcagttaaataatctcatttgctttctttccatGATATATGCCTGAGACATCAGAAAGAGAAGGTGGAAAAATTAAAGCAACTCATTTAACTGgcattttaggaaagaaaatgtttagatTGATCCACTTTTCTAGCTATTTATCCCATTTAAAATTCCAGCTTGAACTCTACATGCTTTCTATCCCCTTCCTCTGCTTGGTTTATTGTAATTACACTGCCTTCAGACATACTATAATTTACTTACTGATTTTgtgtcccctccccatccctatCCATGcaagaatgtaagttccataaaGACAGGGATCttaatttagttctttttcttcactgtatcCCATAAGCCTGGAATATTGtcaggcacatagtaaacacttaaTAATTATGTTGAATTAGTGGTCTCAAAGTCTAATAAATTTCCTGCCTTCTTACAGAAAGAACATACTGGTCGTCTTGTTATAGGAGATCACAAATCCACATCTCACTTCCGAACAggtaagaaagtaaaatataattaaagtggAGGTGCTAAATTTGGAATAtgaaatatttgtacatattttggGATATTCTAGCTTCCGTTTATAATTGTTGATTAGTTCTAATGactaataaatattagaaatatatgtAGTATATGTAAACATGTTACATATATCATGTAACAGTTAGTATATACTGTCATAAAAGATTTGAGAGTATATATACATCAATATGATATTCTAACCAAGAAACTGACCagtttctgtcttcatttttacTAACTCACAACATGTAGTATTTTAATTGTAGTGAGGTTTTATGCCTCATCTTGCCAACTGTAGTATCTAGAGTTTAcatgtattttgtaaattatttaatatacagTTATAGTTGGCATATTATACtggtttttagtttattcacTGAGTTTTGCTCTGAAATCTTTGAAGAGTATAAACTCATTGGAAAGcctgaagaaattaatttttcttttaattttggggaaaaaactttaaaaataaaaactgaaaatgaattagAATTTGGATTTGAATTCAGTCTGCTGAAAAGTAAAGTTTTATCCCATTTAAAGTTGGCCTTAATCTTAGACATTATTAATAACAGGGCATAAtgacctagatttttttttttttttttttaaggaaagaaagttgttttttttgttttgttttgttttttttggtttttttaaaaatttttatttatttatggctgtgttgggtcttcgtttctgtgcgagggctttctctagttgtggcaagcgggggccactcttcatcgcggtgcgcgggcctctcactatcgcggcctctcttcttgcggagcacaggctccagacgcgcaggctcagtaattgtggctcatgggcccagttgctccgcggcatgtgggatcctcccagaccagggctcgaacctgtgtcccctgcattggcaggcagattctcaaccactgcgccaccagggaagccctgacctagatatatttaagaaaacctttaattatatcatttaaattaactttataCTGACCTAGAATATGTAGCACATTTTAGAAATTAGTATGCGTTTTATATTTCCGGTGTTGAACAGTTATTTCAAATTGATTTGCACTTCTACAAAAGGCAAAAGAGTCCCTGAGCTTTGGcagaatagaaatatatttaactgttgcattcattcttttaaaatatgaaattcttcttgtatttacaaattaaaatgtcATGTACAGAAAGCTTCAGTGGTATTGGTAATGTTATACTTCTTGGGTGGTAAGTTTATATATAGGTGGTTGTTTAGTATTCTGCTTCATAACATATAACagaatatatgttaaaaataatttatatatcaaATGTTGCATGGTAAAATTACAAATAAGTTTATGTTGGTGCAGTAAACTGATATGCAAAGAAAGGCATAAAGGGAAGCCATTCCAAGGTcattttatttagccattctCTGAACAGAATTGTGTgccttttcattatttctgttgaAAGACagaagcttttgtttgttggaggattttttcTACATGACTAGGAGGAAACCTTCAGGAGAACCATTATCAgactataaataaattaaaacatcatGCCCAAAGTTCttagtaattaatatttataatatgtaaactTAAGCAGTTCTGAGATTCCTGTATCTGGTTTGAATTATTACATGGGAAAAATTAAGTTTTTCATCTTTAATAAACAACTTGTGCTTCAGGGGGTTGGTTACTAAAGAAGTAATCATAAATACATCCttcaattattttatctattGGGTAACTACCTATGGTTTATAAACCCATCCACAAAATTCACTGTAAAATTAGTCACAGTTAGAGAAATCAGCCCTGAATATAATAGCATCTGTATTGTGGGCTTTTTGtgtaatcaaatatttttattaatttgactGAAACATAATCAAAGTACACTGGACATACAGgggaagaagacaagaaaattaaTGAAGAACTGGAGTCTCAATATCAACAAAGTTTGGACAGTAAATTATCAGGAAGATATCGACGACATTGTGGACTTGGCTTCAGTGAGGTAGTAATTACGTATTTTCATTAAGTGGGAAGATAATTTCCAATTTGATTATCATTTATTTGTGTTAAATTACTCTAGCAATCAAGAATCCTATGTAGAAAGCTTTCTTTATGcagttacttaaaatatttttacatgccAAACTAGGTCTTTGTAGATAATGAGAATAGATATTTTTGAGAgttttagaaatatgttttctgaTACTAGCTTAATGTAAATTCTGCTTAGATAATCATTAGGGCACATCTTAAGTAGGCATGAACAACATACAAGGTACAtgaaatatttcatgtaaatacCGGTTCAGGAGAGTTTTCTTGGTTGTTTCCTACGTCATCTCTTTACATATAATAACTATTGGTCCATTACTCCAAAGTAATGTAATATGCAAAACATTGATAACTTTAAATATTCCCATGGATCAGTGGTTAACTTGccttatttacttaaaataatgtttCCATCAGGaagataataatatattattttcaaactaggggggaggggagaaggtgtGTGGTCTTCAGAGCCCTTTCTTAAACCAAAATCCTACTCAGGTCCCAGTGTATAAAACACATGGAGGTGCCCAAGTCCTCATTTCTTCCCTAGGCAGCCTCTGATCTTAAACTTAATGTAATGGCTAGGGAGTGAGACAAAAATTTTAGGGTCTTTTCCAGTTTTTGTACTGGATAATGTATTTTAATAGCTGTTGATTGATGTTTTTAGGTAGATGATCATGATGGAGAAGGTGATGTGgctggagatgatgatgatgatgatgattcacCTGATCCTGAAAGTCCAGATGACTCTGAAAGTGattcagagtcagagaaagaagaatctgCTGAAGAACTCCAAGCTACTGAGCACCCTGATGAAGTGGAGGatcccaaaaacaaaaaagatgcaaAAAGCAACTATAAGATGATGTTTGTTAAATCTAGTGGCTCATAACTCCCAAACACTTAGTCTTTGTATTAAAAGTAAGCCTTATTGTTATAATGCACAGTGGAGGACTGCTTATAGAGCACAGACctttgtattataatttttaaaaaggcccttttaaataattacaaagaGTGTTTGCTTTCAGATGCCATGGGTTACACTTTTATGGGCATGACTATAACCATTTTTGTAAACAGTAAGAgttgtataaaataagaaataaatacaatactCAACTTCCTTTCATGTTAGCATCATCAAACTTCTAATACTACCTTTTTACCCCTTCAAATACAGTTATGGGGGAAACAGTATTTTTTGTGTGGTAgctgtttatctttttttgttccttCATGTTTCTCTCTTATACAAGTTTATCTGGTACTGTGATGTGtccataaaaatattcttttattatactCTCTTATAGTAGAACTATTCATGGATATTTCTGCTGCCAGTAACAATCTAAATTAATGCTGGCAAAAGATTAGGTACTTAGTTTACTCTTACTGAATCAGCTCTACTCTTTTGGACCAAAGCAACATGAGAGCAAATACTTTTCACACCGGTTAGGATGGAGTTGCAGTTGTCATATATTTGGAGTGTTATGATCGCAAGCAGTCTTTACATAATTTGAATGACACTGTATGTTAGAGTTTTGATAAAATTGGCCAatttttacagaagaaattttTTCTCTGATCATTTGGTCCTATCTATTTAGGAATATgtaaaactggattttttttttttaaggtaatatgtgaccaaagttaattttcttcctaacacctaaataaagagaaagcagTTTCTCATATGTGGTTGTGATACCTTTATCCTCATTGTCTGAAAATGAGGAATAGGCTTATTGAACAAGAAGCTGAAACAAgaaattctcttcattttatcCCAGTGCTGTTATCCTGATTATCTAATTACAAAAAGGAGTATTGCTATATGATTTTATCGCCACTTCTGTTGGAGTAAGATCTGACTGTTATTATGTGGTTAATTTGTACAGCAGATTAACACAAACTGCATTATGGGCTAGTCAATGATCTTTGAGTAATTGGGTTCAAAATCTTAATGTTTAATTGACATGTTCAAAGACTTTGAGTTAAACCTTTTTGTTTGCTGAACTGTTACACATCTAGATACTTAAGTATATGTTTAatgtgttggattttttttttttttaattcctgtgtCATTTTGAAATTTAGAATGTTCGAGGAATGTAGCAAATAGAACAAGTGATTTCTGGATTATGCAATCCAtcctgaaatttttttcatatatcagACCCccaacatttcattttttcttatttctcacatTGTTTTATAATAGGTGCTACACTATATAGTAAAATACTGAGTCAGTGGCTAGCAGAATGTGTAACATTTAACAAATAGTATCTGGTTTAAACAAGTTTGGCTTTGTTCAAATTTCAGTTTGGCCACTGATTGTCAAATAGCTAGTCTGTAGGGTTGCTTATTACAACTAATTTAAGTAGAAAGTGAAGACTGATATATGTTTAAGAATGGAAGAGGGAGAGACCagtattatgttttaaaaggtattttcatcaatttatttaaatatgcttGGTTATTTATAAGTCTTGGTTCTTATATGTAAATAGAAGAGCCTCCTTCTAAAATAACTACACTGGAAGaccttttttcttcatcttcagagagagaaattctCATTCCAATTCATATATTATTGGACATTAACAAAATTCAGGGTTGGAATAAATTTAGGTCTGTTGGTCCATGTGGCCTAGTGTCCCAGCACCACATTAAATATCATGGCTGTCTTTTAAGCATGAACattgggttggtttttgtttttgtttttccttatcaaattgtgtgtgtgtggtgggtggaTTAAAGGAAGAGAGATGCCATGGCATTTTGTTATCCCTACTGAAGTACCAGAAgggaaaacacaattttttttggtGCAGTGAAACATGCTATTGAGGGGAAAGTTGAGTGGCAACTTTTTCCTACTATTGATAATTTCTTACCTGAAATACACTTCTCCCAAGTGCTTGACTATACCAGTGATCCAGTGATCTTTCTATTGTAAAGGTTTTCAGGAACACAGATTCCAATTTTGTGTATTAATAGGTAAAAATCCTCTTCTcagatctaattttttaaatccgGATGAATTGCAGGTACAGAAGAAAGTCTGAAGTGATTGCTGTTCTGATTAAACAACAGTTTGAGAGCAGAAAGATAGGTCATATTCTTTCAGTAAATTTTGAGGAAATAAATTGCAACTACCTGGTTGACATCAGTGGCCACTTACGGGGCTTTAGTTCCATTACTCTGTCTCCACAGCAGCCACATCTTGGCTACTTTTAATATCCCAAAACAACTTTACCTCTGAAATCACAAATGTAGAAACCTCACCTCTGACCATAACAGTTGTATTCCTTTACACAAGTTCAAATCAGGTCATTATCTGTCTGTTTTCACCAGTTCCATAAGCCCTGTCCAGATTTTTAAGTGATATGTCAATTCAGTGTCATTGTTCTCAGTATCCCAAATAACCCTCCCCAGTGTCATAACCTTTCTGGAAAATACAGCCCTACATGTATCCAATTTCCTATGGATTATTTCTGGTGAAAGGCCACCAACTGTACAAATCAATATTACTAAGTGTTAATTAACAACACTGCATGTTATCCTTACTGTTTCATCAACTCTTTTCCTGTTATTAACTGTTGAAAACCCCTGTTCTCAAACTTGTgaccctctcttttcttcttcactctTATGTCCTTGCTTTCTGGCTTACATTAAAGAGATTTTATCAGGCAGAAATTCCCTGAACTTCCACCTAAATTGACACCTGTGGAGAAGTGCTTCAATGCTCTAGGtgacatcccagctctgccaactTAGTGATAAACTCAGTGACCTTGGGCATAACTAAATCTGAGtctcctttcctcatctgtaaaatgagaatatcagtAGCAACCACGTTGTAtcattattgtgagaattagttGAAACAGGTAAAAAGCTTTATTTAGCACACTGATAAAAAACAGCTCAGTAAATGCCAACTACTGTTAACCCTTTGCATCATCTTGTGAACCTAGAACTTTTGATTATCTTGTTTTAGGAGTCTTCAACCTCTCAGTCTGTTGATCCTTTTTTTGTCAACATTTCTCCCCAAGTCCCTAGGTatttcacatctttttaaaaagatttttcctaGATACCATATGCTTTAGCTATAATCCTATCTCCATTTTTCAGTATtcagttttaataatatttctgttACTGTCTGCTTCAGTACCATCCCCTTCCCCCTCAATCCACTCCAATATAGCTTctacccaacttttttttttttattgtttttttttggctgcgttgggtcttcattgctgtgtgcgggctttctctagttgcggcgagcgggggctactcttcgttgtggtgcacatgcttctcattgcggtggcccctcttgttgtggagcacgggctctaggcgctcgggcttcagtagttgtggttcgcgggctctagagcgcaggctcagtagttgtggcacacaggcttagctgctccgcagcatgtgggatcttcccagaccagggctcgaacccgtgtcccctgcatggcaggtggattcttaaccactgcgctaccagggaagccctacccaaCTTTAATACAGCTGTATTGAAAACTACTTTATCAAATCAACAATTCTTATTTTCCTAAaccatattttttaattcattccttGCTTGACCTGATAGCAGTGCTTGGCATTGTTAGCCAGTAGTCTTCAAATGAATATACACTCCTGGGATACATGAAGGGGTTCAACAGAATCAATTTCCCGACACTGTACATTCATATGTATTTGTTCTAAATTGATCTCTGAAAACTATTCCTTTCACTGTAACCCTTCACCcgttagaaaaaaggaaatacctCTCATCCATCCCAAAACTCACTGTGTTTATTCTAGGGAGTAAAGCCTCCAAACAAAGGGACAATTTGAAACGCTGATGTTACGGTCTGAATGACTCCTTTTGCAAGTCAAACTACATTTACTGAGTAGTTTCCAGTTACATGCCCTCAATAAAATTGGTAGAGAACTGAATTGTCAGCTGATTCCTTAGACATACAATTTGAAGAAAGATCACTATGATATTTGGCCTAAATTCCAAGAGTTCAGAGGATTAAGTGATGTTTCTAAAATCTATTACTGACTTCATGTGAGCAAGGTTTCTCAGTGCTTTgatctataaaaatagaaaatagaaattttctcCTTTAGAAGCTCCAATTATGTGCATGTTACATCTCCTATCtccatgtcatttttatttttatgttttctcattGTGATTGAGCACTGTATACTCTATCATTCcaattttgtattcatttttatgattattatgtaatttttttccttgaattctgCCAGCTcatgtttcttctgtttcctcatatCCTCTTGTATTTCTGATGTCGGCACTTTATCGAGATGTTAAGATACTAAGGTTGTCATGAGATCTTTGATTATAGTTTTCAACGATCTCTTGAGGCAACATTTTTCTGGTGAGTGCTCTTCACCTGCCATGTATTTTTCTTGatccttttctattttaatatcctcctccaaagcctgtgccagttcttttttattgtttggtcaactgcaaatattttctcagcacctactatgcgccaggcactgttctaaccactgggaatacagcagtaaacaaaatcaGTCCCTCCTTTAATGAAGCTTACATTCTGATAGAGgggagacaataaacaaatatatatgatttgtgataaatattaagaaaacaaggTAAAGGGATGCAATGAATAATAAAGCTAGGGGCAACAGAGGGTTGTGAGATGAGTTCAAAGAGATAGCAGGAATAAGATCATTAGAGTTGTGACATGAACTTTGGATTTTATGCTAAGGAGAGTGAGAAGACATTGGAGTTTTTATTAGAGTGATATGATCTAACAAAGCTTAGGCAGCTGTAGGGAGTCAACTATGAAAATGGAGAGCACAACTGTGAAATTATTGCAAG is part of the Balaenoptera musculus isolate JJ_BM4_2016_0621 chromosome 8, mBalMus1.pri.v3, whole genome shotgun sequence genome and encodes:
- the C8H11orf58 gene encoding small acidic protein — encoded protein: MSAARESHPHGVKRSASPDDDLGSSNWEAADLGNEERKQKFLRLMGAGKKEHTGRLVIGDHKSTSHFRTGEEDKKINEELESQYQQSLDSKLSGRYRRHCGLGFSEVDDHDGEGDVAGDDDDDDDSPDPESPDDSESDSESEKEESAEELQATEHPDEVEDPKNKKDAKSNYKMMFVKSSGS